A segment of the Lycium ferocissimum isolate CSIRO_LF1 chromosome 5, AGI_CSIRO_Lferr_CH_V1, whole genome shotgun sequence genome:
AGGTAGTAGGAGGGAAGATGTTTCAATAAATAGGAAAGTGATACCGTGTAAATAGGATAatctttttgttatatataaacTGTTGAATTTCCTTAATATAAAAAAGAGAGTAAGTTGAGTATAGTGGTAAAAGTGGCTCAAAAGTGGCTGCAAGAAAGTTGAGTATAGTGGTAAAAGTGGCTCAAAAGTTGTTACAAGTCACCTGTCCGAATTCCAATTATAACATTTTAGTATTTCTTTTAATCTTCTTATATAAATTTCTAACTCAGCAACTGATTGTTAATATTAAATTTGTTTTAGCAGTGCTGCAAGCTGGGGAAGAACAAGTGACAATAACATGGTCATTGAACAAGAGCTACCCAGCTGGAACAGACTCAAATTACAAGATAGTGAAGGTGAAATTATGTTATGCCCCAGTGAGCCAAGTGGACAGAGGATGGAGGAAGTCCAACGACAATCTCGAAAAGGACAAAACCTGCCAATTTAACGTTGTAACAATACCATATAAACCTTCAAATAACAATTTTACTTGGACTATAGAGAAGGATGTTCCTACTGCTACCTATTTCAttagggcttatgtttatgactATGCTGGTGAAGTTGTTGCCTATGGACAAACTACTGATGCTCACACGAAAACCAACTTGTTCAAAATCACGGCAATCACAGGCCGCCATCTCACCGTGGACATTTGCGCCGCCTGCTTCTCTGCTTTCTCCGTCGTCTCCCTTGTCGGATTCTACTTTGCTGAGAAGAAAAAGGCTAAAAGTACCCAGCAATAAAATgattattatatatttgtttactGCTCCAGCAATATCCTAGACTTAAAACATAGGTAGAAGTAAGTAGCAGGGAAATTCTAGCTTGTTATATTTGTTAGCTTGTATAAAATAAGTACTACTACTATAGTTACTGCTTTTATTAATTGGAGCAGGTAAGTGTGAATATGTGATGATGAACATTTAGAAAAGCAAGCATTGGTGGGTTAGCTATGAAAACGTGAGACTGAGAAAAAAGTTTAAGACAAAGACATTAGATATTTATATTGTCAATTAATATTAATAGTAAATCGTGTGTTCAACATGTTCACACCACTAGCACCATGGGATGTCAAAAAAGACatttatcatataccatattcTCTTTTCTATAATTCTATCTTTGTCGGTGCCCAATTGTTGTCGAGCCAGTAAAATACTGCTGCAGTTCCACACTATATATCTGCAAATTGAAGCtgcaaaacaaaagaaataactCTATAGTCTACACATCCAAACGATATATAGTAGTAGCTGGTAGTTGCTAGTAATTTATAGATTTTACACCAAGGATTAGTTGATCTTTCATTCCCTGATTTTAAATTTATGCCAAAAACCAAAAAGACCAAGAAATGGAGGTTAAAAACGTgtaccacttttttttttcttctatttgttTCTGTTTTACCTATTTCTGGCATTATGAGGAAGAGAGAGGAGATTTCGAGTCCACTAcaaaaaggatgaaaagaaaccacaaaaggaaaacaaaaatctCAGTTAAAGTAATGTGCATATATAAGTAATTCTTGTTGATGATATCGAGAGAAGTAACTCGTGTAACCAGGAAGACAGCTATAAGACATGGAGTACATGTGATCAAAAGGAGGTCAACTGAAGAAACGTAAACTAGTATCAACCATGTGATTAATGGCGAAATGTTGCCCCTTCATTTACATAGCTGGCATTAAATATCAAATGCTAGTAATCTTAAGGTTAAagaaagggcagcccggtgcacggAATATCTGGCATTCACAAGCATCTAGCTGATTCCACGGCTCGGTCTTTGTGACTTATAGATTACTCGGGAACAACTTTACTTTGCTCCAAATCATCACTCGGAAACAACTTTACCGTTGCTCCAAGATCCACTGCAAGTAATTTAAGGTACATCTGCCATTATAATGCAACTAGCAATTGAAGCAAAAAAGTTCAGATAAGAGAGTAGCGACGCATGACTGACTAATGTATCCATGGTTAAATGTACTAATTCAAGTCCAGAgtacaaccatatttattataGGACAGGAGCAACTTTCGAATCTTCAGAATCAGGCTAAACCAGAAAGACACTCAGGGATTTTCAAGACGCCCTGGAGGTCAAGAATATAGTCCAATATGTACCTCATTGATGGAACAATCATAATATCTGGGCTTAAGCAACAGAACTTACATCAGAACCAAGTCTCTCTTGCATTTCATGAAAACTATGCCTTTTCAACATATCTTACAGTTCACCTCTTTTTTTGTAACCACGAAATGTGGGTAAACTTTACAACCTGTGGATTTGTTCGTTGCAACTTGAAAGTATAGTTTTGTGACCAAAAACCATCTCAGTGCTTTTCATTCTATCAATACCAAAAAGTGATAATCTATCATCAAAGGCATAAATGTGTCCAAAAGCATCAGTCCCAGGAGGGCACTCAAGAGCTGCTTCAAGGACCCGATGATGCACACCATGGGAGTCAACCGAATATCCACCTTTATGGTCATGTCCACCCAAACAGACCTTCACACAGCTATAGTGATGTATCACATCCATCACTTCATCATAATTCCAACACAACGCTGAAAGAGATGAAGCTCCAGGATCCAAAGGTAGATGGCAACACACTATTACATTTTGATTCAACTTGGTAGCTTCCTGAAGGACATGATCCAGCCATTCCAGTTGTTCTTTTCCAACACCTCCATTGAACTTGAGAAACCTTCGGTCTGTTCCCACAAGTCCATTTGGACTGTTTTTGTCTGAATTTGGGTTTCTCTCCTGAAGAACTTTTAAGGCCTTCAAAGTATTTGGGTGATCTTCTGGCCAACCAATGGCACTGATATCATAAGCATCTAGAATTACAAATCTGTATTCCGGAATTggagaaaaatcaaaataggCACGACCGTCATTGCCAGGAATTCTCAACAACGGAAGCAAGTCCTTTCGAGGAAGATTGTAAAGGCAGTGATTTCCAATCATGTGATAGACAGGGCCATTGAActtatcaaattcattaacaattttCTGGACAGCAATCATTGACTGGTCTTTGGGACAAAACCCATCAACAATGTCCCCAAAATTAAGAACAAACTTAGGCTTTTCTTGATTCCATTTCTGAACTGCCCTCTGCAACACACAAACACTATGCCGATAATACCTAGGAACACCAAGGAATGAGCGGCCATCGGGAATATCAGCATATTGGACATCTGATATGACCCCAAAGGAAAGAAGTGGCTGCTTCCCTTGTGGACATAGAAGACCATTTGCATATCCCATTGCCTACCACCCTATTAATTTGCAAGGTTAGGTTGTCAATTGAGTAATTGCAATAATACCACACTCTAAAAGAGATGTAATCAAAGCTGTGGTTGATCTGAATTTCTACTATATGTCTATATCAGAGGAGTGAAGATACATCTGAACAGTTTAAAACAGTAAAGATatcaaat
Coding sequences within it:
- the LOC132056005 gene encoding high-affinity nitrate transporter 3.1-like isoform X1; amino-acid sequence: MATFPRFFVVSVVVFSCFGVTAYGALFSSLQQTLLLNSSPSQGQAVLQAGEEQVTITWSLNKSYPAGTDSNYKIVKVKLCYAPVSQVDRGWRKSNDNLEKDKTCQFNVVTIPYKPSNNNFTWTIEKDVPTATYFIRAYVYDYAGEVVAYGQTTDAHTKTNLFKITAITGRHLTVDICAACFSAFSVVSLVGFYFAEKKKAKSTQQ
- the LOC132056005 gene encoding high-affinity nitrate transporter 3.1-like isoform X2, whose product is MATFPRFFVVSVVVFSCFGVTAYGALFSSLQQTLLLNSSPSQGQVLQAGEEQVTITWSLNKSYPAGTDSNYKIVKVKLCYAPVSQVDRGWRKSNDNLEKDKTCQFNVVTIPYKPSNNNFTWTIEKDVPTATYFIRAYVYDYAGEVVAYGQTTDAHTKTNLFKITAITGRHLTVDICAACFSAFSVVSLVGFYFAEKKKAKSTQQ
- the LOC132056004 gene encoding manganese-dependent ADP-ribose/CDP-alcohol diphosphatase, translating into MGYANGLLCPQGKQPLLSFGVISDVQYADIPDGRSFLGVPRYYRHSVCVLQRAVQKWNQEKPKFVLNFGDIVDGFCPKDQSMIAVQKIVNEFDKFNGPVYHMIGNHCLYNLPRKDLLPLLRIPGNDGRAYFDFSPIPEYRFVILDAYDISAIGWPEDHPNTLKALKVLQERNPNSDKNSPNGLVGTDRRFLKFNGGVGKEQLEWLDHVLQEATKLNQNVIVCCHLPLDPGASSLSALCWNYDEVMDVIHHYSCVKVCLGGHDHKGGYSVDSHGVHHRVLEAALECPPGTDAFGHIYAFDDRLSLFGIDRMKSTEMVFGHKTILSSCNEQIHRL